A genome region from Ctenopharyngodon idella isolate HZGC_01 chromosome 5, HZGC01, whole genome shotgun sequence includes the following:
- the poc5 gene encoding centrosomal protein POC5 isoform X1 has product MAARSVSPEERSAAAQTGSDRSGQSSPDALITVMTEMFISEENLNRMENILDTWSTNLKSNVMMELRKWKLAFVEQHRLELKKEREKHAAHMAAVNAEMNSLKDLLNTYQISNQRKDEVIANLSRAVDRQREKLELMRSFTQWRLQQCAAREEAQGGKLAEQHYHLQLKRKVWAGWHSLIQNRWRERVERACCARAEDVCMQLSTDYEAKMAQHVDELQKAQAEIHRLHTEREHYEDSMKKAFMRGVCALNIEALSMFNTGEAGRLDRDAPPSGDEPSSSSMANHPPRTVSSARLSPIVMESPVQPGPSHINTEDVEGEQLLSQSSSITGPRAETLLSTTVVNSTIPPGGSSNSFRQMNARIVTAGKQKASKTVTARLTGRAEHNRTGRPPTALHVMGVAPPMSSVVVERHHPVTQLTVGQATAAKFPRSALQSQTVSSSKSSSSQPRGPSSSTFHIHSIKVVD; this is encoded by the exons GCAGCCAGGTCTGTGTCACCTGAGGAAAGATCAGCGGCAGCACAGACTGGGTCAGACAGATCAGGACAAAGCAGCCCTGATGCTCTGATCACTGTCATGACAGAGATGTTTATCTCAGAGGAGAATCTGAACAGGATGGAGAACATCTTAGACACCTGGAGCACAAACCTTAAG AGTAATGTAATGATGGAGCTGAGGAAGTGGAAACTGGCCTTTGTGGAGCAGCACAGGCTGGAGCTTAAGAAGGAGAGGGAGAAACATGCAGCACATATGGCTGCTGTAAATGCTGAGATGAACAGTCTCAAAGACCTACTCAACACCTACCAGATCTCTAACCAGAGGAAAGATGAG GTGATAGCGAATCTGAGCAGGGCGGTTGACAGGCAGAGGGAAAAGCTGGAGCTGATGAGGAGTTTCACCCAGTGGAGACTGCAGCAGTGTGCTGCCAGAGAGGAG GCGCAGGGGGGCAAACTGGCCGAGCAGCACTATCATTTGCAGCTCAAGAGAAAGGTATGGGCAGGCTGGCACTCGCTCATCCAGAACAGGTGGCGGGAGCGTGTGGAGAGAGCATGTTGTGCCAGAGCAGAGGACGTCTGTATGCAGCTCTCTACAGACTATGAGGCCAAGATGGCACAG CATGTAGATGAGCTCCAGAAAGCTCAAGCTGAGATCCACAGGCTGCACACGGAGCGAGAGCACTATGAGGACTCTATGAAGAAAGCTTTCATGCGTGGGGTCTGTGCGCTCAACATCGAGGCCCTTAGTATGTTTAACACTGGAGAAGCGGGTAGACTGGACCGTG ATGCTCCACCTTCAGGGGACGAGCCAAGCAGCAGCTCAATGGCTAATCACCCTCCACGTACTGTCTCGTCTGCACGGCTCAGTCCAATTGTCATGGAGAGTCCAGTACAGCCGGGCCCCTCCCACATCAATACAGAGGATGTAGAGGGG GAACAGTTACTCTCTCAGTCTAGCTCAATCACAGGCCCAAGAGCAGAAACTCTTCTCTCAACCACAGTGGTAAACTCTACCATTCCACCAGGGGGCAGTTCGAACTCCTTCAGACAG ATGAACGCACGGATAGTAACAGCTGGCAAACAGAAAGCCTCTAAGACAGTAACTGCTCGTTTGACAGGCCGGGCAGAGCATAACCGGACGGGCCGCCCCCCTACAGCCCTGCATGTCATGGGTGTGGCTCCTCCCATGAGTTCAGTTGTAGTAGAAAGACACCACCCTGTCACTCAG CTCACTGTTGGCCAGGCAACAGCAGCCAAGTTTCCTCGCTCCGCTCTTCAGAGTCAGACTGTCTCCAGCAGCAAGAGCTCCTCCAGTCAGCCTAGAGGCCCCTCCTCCTCCACCTTTCACATCCACTCCATCAAAGTTGTggactaa
- the poc5 gene encoding centrosomal protein POC5 isoform X2 translates to MSSDEGECNSPDLPRDSDRGSSVSSALQDEYEELLRYAVVTPKYEPSFPSQLLRTTQLSSSQHTTKRDKPAQPPADNEGHPNNGATPTPPLEESRPPSRTSEGNIMAARSVSPEERSAAAQTGSDRSGQSSPDALITVMTEMFISEENLNRMENILDTWSTNLKSNVMMELRKWKLAFVEQHRLELKKEREKHAAHMAAVNAEMNSLKDLLNTYQISNQRKDEVIANLSRAVDRQREKLELMRSFTQWRLQQCAAREEAQGGKLAEQHYHLQLKRKVWAGWHSLIQNRWRERVERACCARAEDVCMQLSTDYEAKMAQHVDELQKAQAEIHRLHTEREHYEDSMKKAFMRGVCALNIEALSMFNTGEAGRLDRDAPPSGDEPSSSSMANHPPRTVSSARLSPIVMESPVQPGPSHINTEDVEGEQLLSQSSSITGPRAETLLSTTVVNSTIPPGGSSNSFRQMNARIVTAGKQKASKTVTARLTGRAEHNRTGRPPTALHVMGVAPPMSSVVVERHHPVTQLTVGQATAAKFPRSALQSQTVSSSKSSSSQPRGPSSSTFHIHSIKVVD, encoded by the exons ATGTCATCGGATGAAGGGGAGTGCAACAGTCCAGATTTACCAAGAGATTCAGACAGAGGCAGCTCAGTTTCCTCTGCGCTTCAG GATGAATATGAAGAACTTCTTCGATATGCTGTTGTGACTCCTAAGTATGAACCGAGTTTCCCATCACAGCTGTTAAGGACAACTCAACTCTCCAGTTCACAACATACTACTAAAAGAGACAAACCAGCTCAACCCCCTGCAG ataaCGAAGGGCACCCAAACAACGGGGCTACACCAACTCCGCCTTTAGAAGAATCCAGACCGCCAAGTCGCACATCTGAGGGTAATATCAT GGCAGCCAGGTCTGTGTCACCTGAGGAAAGATCAGCGGCAGCACAGACTGGGTCAGACAGATCAGGACAAAGCAGCCCTGATGCTCTGATCACTGTCATGACAGAGATGTTTATCTCAGAGGAGAATCTGAACAGGATGGAGAACATCTTAGACACCTGGAGCACAAACCTTAAG AGTAATGTAATGATGGAGCTGAGGAAGTGGAAACTGGCCTTTGTGGAGCAGCACAGGCTGGAGCTTAAGAAGGAGAGGGAGAAACATGCAGCACATATGGCTGCTGTAAATGCTGAGATGAACAGTCTCAAAGACCTACTCAACACCTACCAGATCTCTAACCAGAGGAAAGATGAG GTGATAGCGAATCTGAGCAGGGCGGTTGACAGGCAGAGGGAAAAGCTGGAGCTGATGAGGAGTTTCACCCAGTGGAGACTGCAGCAGTGTGCTGCCAGAGAGGAG GCGCAGGGGGGCAAACTGGCCGAGCAGCACTATCATTTGCAGCTCAAGAGAAAGGTATGGGCAGGCTGGCACTCGCTCATCCAGAACAGGTGGCGGGAGCGTGTGGAGAGAGCATGTTGTGCCAGAGCAGAGGACGTCTGTATGCAGCTCTCTACAGACTATGAGGCCAAGATGGCACAG CATGTAGATGAGCTCCAGAAAGCTCAAGCTGAGATCCACAGGCTGCACACGGAGCGAGAGCACTATGAGGACTCTATGAAGAAAGCTTTCATGCGTGGGGTCTGTGCGCTCAACATCGAGGCCCTTAGTATGTTTAACACTGGAGAAGCGGGTAGACTGGACCGTG ATGCTCCACCTTCAGGGGACGAGCCAAGCAGCAGCTCAATGGCTAATCACCCTCCACGTACTGTCTCGTCTGCACGGCTCAGTCCAATTGTCATGGAGAGTCCAGTACAGCCGGGCCCCTCCCACATCAATACAGAGGATGTAGAGGGG GAACAGTTACTCTCTCAGTCTAGCTCAATCACAGGCCCAAGAGCAGAAACTCTTCTCTCAACCACAGTGGTAAACTCTACCATTCCACCAGGGGGCAGTTCGAACTCCTTCAGACAG ATGAACGCACGGATAGTAACAGCTGGCAAACAGAAAGCCTCTAAGACAGTAACTGCTCGTTTGACAGGCCGGGCAGAGCATAACCGGACGGGCCGCCCCCCTACAGCCCTGCATGTCATGGGTGTGGCTCCTCCCATGAGTTCAGTTGTAGTAGAAAGACACCACCCTGTCACTCAG CTCACTGTTGGCCAGGCAACAGCAGCCAAGTTTCCTCGCTCCGCTCTTCAGAGTCAGACTGTCTCCAGCAGCAAGAGCTCCTCCAGTCAGCCTAGAGGCCCCTCCTCCTCCACCTTTCACATCCACTCCATCAAAGTTGTggactaa